In Ooceraea biroi isolate clonal line C1 chromosome 6, Obir_v5.4, whole genome shotgun sequence, the genomic stretch actgaacgcgggaaaattctgcaCAAGGATAAGATAACTaaaacccttcgtagcgccgaatctacgccaccctcgacattttgcaagaggaactatCGTCTCAGAATGActtcaggaatctaccattaaccggtgatacggtaagtctgggacaccctgtatgtatgtgtgtatgctgCAAACGTGAAAATACAGGGTGAGTTTTTTAACTTGAGACTgcaaaatatctcgaaaaatacgcATCGTACGGAAAAAATGTTCCACATAACCCGTAATATTTTCGAGGAGCCAATTCACTTATGCTAAAATTAGCCCGCCCCCGCCGCCCCTGGGGGTGGGGCGGGGGGtaactttgaaatattaaatgggAACCCCtactttttattacagattcggattctacgtcGAAAAATacgtaacttttgtctgaaacatttttttcgaattatCATAGACAGCGCTGTAGTCGGAGTGTTTTTTTcagtgagtccccttgcctctcactgtCGGGGTGCTTATTTTcagtgagtccccttgcctctcaccaTCGAGGTGCTTGTTTTctgtgagtccccttgcctctcaccgTCGGGGTGCTTGTTTTcagtgagtccccttgcctctcaccaTTCGATTAAATTAAGTGCTCGAACTGATGACCTTCAACTTGGATGCATTTATTGATCCGCACTTCAAATGAGTGTACACAACTTAAAAGTGTGTCTGCTTTAATTTGTGCGCAAGCATTACTGATTCGCTCAATCATGTTTCCACGAGTTGTTGGCACTTGTTGATAAACTGTATTTTTTAGGAAACCccacaaaaagaaatttggCGACGTAAGGTCTGGCGATCTGGCAGGCCAATGTACGGGTCCACCTCTACCAATCCAGCGACCATTGTAGTCGCGATTTAATACTTCCCGTGCTACTGCCGAATAATGTGCTGGACAACCGTCATGTTGAAACCACATGTTCTGTCGCTCTTCGAACCTTAGGTCTTCAAGCAATGTCGCCAGTTCGTTTTGCAGAAAGTTGCAGTATTTTTCACCGGTCAAATTGCCTTCAATGAAATAGGGGCCGATGAGTTTGTCGCCAATTAATCCACACCAAACGTTTAATAGACCAAGGACGCTGATGTTCAACTTGGCGCAACCAGTGTGGGTTTTCCACACTCCAATAATGCATGTTGTGTCGATTAACCGTACCGTGGTTCGTGAAAGCCGACTCGTCAAAGAAAAGTACCCGACGAAAGAAATCCGGGTTTCTTCGTTTCTGTTCAAGTGCCCACTGACAAAACGTCACTCGATTATGGAAATCATCgccatgaagttcttgatgcatAGACACATGGTAAGGATGATATTTATgacgttttaatattttacaaacactAGTCTGAGACAATGCTAAATCGCGAGCTATTTCTCGAGTGCTCACATGGCGGTTATTAGCCACCGCAGCTAATACtgcaatttcattattttctccAGTGACAGTTGCTCTACGCTTCCTTTTTTTGGGTTGCACACTTCCTTCGGTAGTAAACTGTTTGACAACACGGAAAAAAGAAGCGCACGACCGCTCCCTATCTGGAAAACGCTGAGCATAAAGGGTGACAGCATCATCGATGTTCCTGCcacattctccataaatcAAAACCATTTCGGTTTTCTCTTGTACAGACATACCTTCCATACTAAAGAAGTATCAATAACATTCTagtcgaaatacgaaataaaaaaagcttCAAGAGTAAGAGAAAATAAACTGTTGAAACAACTCCCCAAAGAATGGAGTAACAAATTTCTAAATGACTAGAGTGTCAGTAGCACAACTGAAAAGGTGGGTCTAAGTTCTAAAAGGTTGTTTTGTTTGTTCAAGACAACAAGTTAGAACCGTTGCGCCGATAGTACGTAATGACAAGTAGAGAACATTCAAGACAACCTTTTAGAACTTAGACGATACGGGACGAAGCAAATAGGATTGTACTAGATGAAAGGGAAGCCGTAAACGTATGGCACATATACTATAGCCAAGCTCTTCGACGACACCAGAACGAATTTGGAACTTAATCAGGAAAATCTGGAGGGTCCCGAGATACTTAAATCGGAAGTACTACACGCCATCTCGATAGTTAAAAACAGGAAGGCCACAGGCACTGACGAAATTCCGATAGAGATAATTAAACTCATAGACGAggataatatagatataatccTGAGATTATTCAATCATATTTATAACACAGGCGAGATCCCGGAAGAATGGCTGAAATCGACGTTTATAATCATACCGAAAAAACAACACCCCAAAAAGTGAGACTaccgtttaattaaattagccTTATGAGTCACATACTAAAGACATTTCTTCACATCATTCATGCCCGTATACGAACAAAATGCGATGGACCTAGATGACTCAATTCGGGTTCAGGAACGCCTTCGGCACGCGCGAAGCGCTCTTTGGTTTCAACGTTCTGTTATAAAAGTATCGAAATCATCGACAGGATGTGTTTGTATGCTTCGTGGACTATGAAAAAGCTTTCGACCGGGTACGTCATACCAGACTCATTGAGCTTCTCGTTGAGGCCGGAGTAGACAAAAAATGTCcgaataataaagaatttgtATTGGCAACAGAAAGCCGAAATACGAATTCGTAACTCCACGTCATCAGGAGTGGATATACGGAGAGGGGTCAGACAAGGATGTATCCCCTCTCGCCtcttgtttaatttatatgcGGACAAGTTCTTTAAAGAAGCCATTGGCAATTTGGACCTCGGCATCAAGATGAATCGAGTACGCATCAGTATTCTCAAATACGCTGACGACACGGTTATTTTGGCGGAAAATATTGAGGACCTCCAACTGCTTCTCAATAGAATTTCCACAACCAGCCATAGAGCAAGATTAAGTATTAACATTGATGAAACAAAGATGATAGGTTTTAGCCGCCAGAACCATGATTCATTTCTCCACCTCCACGGTAAACAAATTGAATGTGTCACCTCATTCAAATATCTGAGGTGCCTGATCACTGAGGACTTAGATCCCGATCGGGAGGTTAAGCGTAGAATAGAATATGCTCGcactatttttaacaaaatgagACCTTTCTTCTGCGACAATAGTTTAAACTTAAATATACGGCGGAGGATAGCTAAATGCTATGTTTGGTCTGCTCTTCTGTACGGGGTTGAGGCATGGACCCTCAAGATAGGCACGATGAACCGCCTAGAGGCCTTCGAAATGTGGATGATCAGGCATATGCTCCGAATCTCCTGGATCGACAGAGTGTCCAACACTTAAGTGCTGGAGAGAGCACGTGCACAACGTGAGCTGCTAACCACTATCAAATGTAGAAAGATTAGCTATCTCGGACACGTCTTGCGAGGGGAGAAGTACCACCTCCTCCACCTAATTCTGAAGGGAAGAATTGAAGGTCGCCGAGGAATAGGAAGAAAACAGTTATCCTGGCTAAGAAACATCAGGACATAGACTGGTATTCGAAGGGCGGAGGAGCTCTTCCGCAtggcggaagagagagaaactatCGCCAGAGTGATCGCCAACGTCCGGGGGACCGGGtacatgaagaagaagaacaagtGCCAACAACTCGTGAAAACATGATTCAGCGAACCAGGAATGCTTGCGCACAAATTGAAGCACACTTTTAAGTTGTGTACAATCATTTGAAGTGCGAATCAATAAATGCATCCAAGTTGAAAGTCATCAGTttgaacatttaatttaattgaatggTGAGAGGCAAAGGAACTCATTGAAAAAAATCACTCCGACTACAGCGCTATCTATGATAattcgaaaaaatgtttcacacAAAAGTTACGTATTTTTCgacgtagaatccgaatctgcaataaaaagtaggGGTTcccatttaatatttcaaagttaCCCCCCGCCCCACCCCCGGGGTGGCGGGGGCGGGCTAATTTTAGCATAAGTGAATTGGCCCCTCGAAAATAGTGCGGGTTATGTGGAACATTTTTTCCGTACGATGCATATTTCTCGAGATATTTTGCAGTCTGAAGATAAAaaactcaccctgtataactaTACTGTACCGTTTCCCCATCTTCGTTGAAATCTTTTCCATACAATTGGTGAAGCTTACGTGGAACATCTGGCTCTTCTATATCTTctactatatttttatcagGCTTCTGTTCTGAcactgttttattttcaaagtcTTCAAGTTGTGGTTCAATTGGGTTGTGTTGTATAGTTATGTTGGAGTATATATGTTGACTTTCACACGATTGCCTTTGTGAAATAGTGTTGGGTTCTGTAAAAATAGAACACATAAGAATAGAATTAACTGTACAAGCAGATATGCCTttcgtatatccgtgtgacgcACACAATTACCGACTCCGCCTATCGGTAAGGGTCGGTAATGAGTAACGGGTAGGTAATGGCAGATAGCACGATCgcgataaagaatattttcaatatatacagtgctggcaaaaagttccggaacggttaaaaatcttggaaaataatgatatagtggaaaaatgtttcaaacaaaaagtatagggcttaaaaaatctattagatgatgatatatatttgaccttggtatgaccttgtaAAGCCcagtcatggtcaacataaaaatcttaaatggaaacccctattttttattacatattcttgtagcttagctcgagagcttttcgaaacgctataataaatttttttctcttacgtactttttgacttataaggcttgaaggttacacagtaccgccggcattagaattacccaaggtgtaccgcgtggttacacggtcggatttacacctcttttgtgtgtgtgtgtgtgtgcgcgcgcgtgtgtgttctttataaaactaacctcacaaaaatagtttatactcgtatgtacgaacaacggcattaatgccgtccgaATACCCCTGTGATCGCACACAACGATCGGGTCgcttacacaatgccggttgtAGGTGAGGTAAACACGAGCGAGCAAAATAGTTATCGGAACACCTCACCTATACGCGAGAAAGTTTATAAGTGACGCGCTTTCTTAGTGTGCGTCACACGTATTTtcggacggcattaatgccgttgttcgtacatacgagtataaactatttttgtgaagttagttttataaagaacacacacgcgcgcgcacacacacacacacacaaaagaggtgtaaatccgaccgtgtaaccacgcggtacaccttgggtaattctaatgccggcggtactgtgtaaccttcaagccttataagtcaaaaagtacgtaagagaaaaaaatttattatagcgtttcgaaaagctctcgagctaagctacaagaatatgtaataaaaaataggggtttccatttaagatttttatgttgaccatgactgGGCTTtacaaggtcataccaaggtcaaatatatatcatcatctaatagattttttaagccctatactttttgtttgaaacatttttccactatatcattattttccaagatttttaaccgttccggaactttttgccagcactgtatatatatatatacagggtgtcccattttaaaagttgcactcaaatttctcagaaacactgcgttaaatcgaaaaatgtttcagacaaaagttgtttagTTCGAAGGGAGACATAAGACGGCGTCATTGATGtgaccttgagtgaacgtGTCAAGGAcatgtgaaggtcaactttgtttttttaaattgaaaccccaactttttattgtagattctaattctccatcgaaaagtaagtaacttttgtttgaaacatgtttttttaaacgccctccttatcccgaaaactcaggttcaacctttggcggaccaatgataatactcgctttataacagacactgaagtttttttagtATCTTACTGTTTACCatcagcatgtgcgtgcgtgcgtgcgtttccAGCCAACTGGGGGACATACGAGAGTACCATTCGTTTGACCTTGGGTGATTAAGGTCAGAGTCACTTTGAAGtttttaaacggaacccccaatttttcattgcatattttcgtagcttacctcgagagctttgcAGAACACTAATGTAATTAACTTCGGATCAGCCGTTTTGAAGTTATCGAGGTTCGTATGTAATATCAAGCCAACGAAGATCGAGGTAATATCAAGCCAAGTATTTGCGACCCTATCGCTGTGCGCGCGAGTGAATCGAGTGCTTGCTGAAGTGAGATAGCACATTTCGACTGGCGCGCGGCCTATTGAATGTAAACAAAGCGCGCAGCGAATTTCCGCGCAACACACGGGAGCACGCACAAACGTCTGAGCCCTATCTTAATTGGATATTCCAAGTTTTCGAACTCTTACTTCTGCatattgtatgtatgtatatatgtatgcttTATTGATCCCCTCAGGGTTACAATCTTTACATTAACACTTAACCTAATCTTATCCTACTTAACACTATCttatctaacctaacctattTATACTACTTGTGCGAGTAGAGACGAAGGAAGCCAACCTTCCCTCTTCTCcctctacacacacacacacacacacacacacacacacacacacacacacacacacacacacacacacacacacacacacacacacctccCCCCGCGGACTTCCGTTTCCTCTTGCTCTTCTATCCACAACTTCCTTCTTTCACTTCTACTCCATCTTACGACCTTTCTTCCATTGCTTTTCCTTCCCTATCTGCTCCCACCTTTCATACCTCCTCTAACTCATTCTCCCCTCGCAATTCTCTCTCCTCCAACTCCTTAACCTtactctcattctctctcgtACCACTCCTCTTTCTCACCTTCCTTTTCATTCTCTTCCTCACTTTTCCCTCCTTCCCacccttttctttcttcctctaaCTCCCTCATCCACCACTCACCCTCCCCTTCCTCCCCTAAGACCCACCCTACTGCATCCTGCCAACTCCTCCTCCATTCTTCCATTCTTTGCATTCCTCCCATACATGTTCCCACGTCTCCCTTTCCTTTCTACATAACCtacatattcttttttcttcactCTCCCAGTACATTCCTCCCCCCATTTCATTTCCCAATCTAAACCTTGCTACTCTTCTCCATCTGCTTTCCCCCATCCCTCCTTCAAATATCCCGGCAGTCCTCTTCCCTTCACCTCCTTATACCAACTATTATATCTCGACTCTCTCATCCTCTTCCACCTCTCCTCCATCTGCTTCTCCTTATTCactttctctatttctccgTACCAATAccttccctcctctctcttcttctccatTTCCTCCACCTTCCATCCTTTATCCTCAAAATgtcttcctctcctcttcccATCCCTCCTccacttttcttctctttgccCTCTCTTTCACTTCCTCCCAACATCTTCTCGTCAACATCCCTCCCCTTCCCTCTTCTAACCTTTTCTCAAACCCCCAAGCCCTCTTCGCCGCACTTCCCCTCAATTTGTCCCTTTGCAATTCTTCCCTTACCAAATATTTCGGGGTTTTTCCGTCTACACCTAGACACTATCTCAAAAATCTTTCCTCCAATTTCTCcatctcctctctttcttcccacCCCCAAATCTCTACTCCATAAACTAACACCGTCCATACCAATTTATCAAATAACCATAATCTTCTACCCATATCTTTAC encodes the following:
- the LOC113562216 gene encoding uncharacterized protein LOC113562216; the protein is MEGMSVQEKTEMVLIYGECGRNIDDAVTLYAQRFPDRERSCASFFRVVKQFTTEGSVQPKKRKRRATVTGENNEIAVLAAVANNRHVSTREIARDLALSQTSVCKILKRHKYHPYHVSMHQELHGDDFHNRVTFCQWALEQKRRNPDFFRRVLFFDESAFTNHGTVNRHNMHYWSVENPHWLRQVEHQRPWSIKRLVWINWRQTHRPLFH